One genomic region from Candidatus Hydrogenedens sp. encodes:
- a CDS encoding DUF4838 domain-containing protein, with product MQILKQILIILGVSFLLFGFGCAKKAPSVMEKFFMIAHNGEPQCVIVIPENCIPSVKYASEELQRFIKEMNGAELPIITDAEPMKGKEIILGKNKRLNDLNINISWDDLGEEGYNIIVMEDKIIIAGGEPRGTLYGVYGLLEDHLGCRWFATNVSRIPKMQTIALPLLNEIYIPPLEYREPFTMDGFIDGDWCARNRANGNTCRLEEKHGGKITYYGFVHTFDSLLPPDKYFDSHPEYYSMVEGKRVKERTQLCCTNEEVIRLVTEEVKRWMREHPEAKVFSVSQNDWYNFCQCDKCSAMANAEESQMGPLLYLVNSVARAVRDEFPDKIIDTLAYQWSRKPPKNMRPEPNVVIRLCSIECCFAHPLDSCVSKQNRDFVKDVEGWSKICNRLWVWDYVTSFSHYLVPFPNLEVRGPNIRFFVNHNVTGIFEQDTYTTLHGEFNELSAYLNAKLLWDPSYDEKVAISEFVDAFYEDASPYIMEYLQLIHKPIHNRGTHMNIWVGPNGKHLSNELLQQAEVLFDKAEKAVSEKPEVLERVKVARLSVDYAIMERARKRDMDFKTKNSDPTMISRAKRFFEVAERNNVTKYRESDGEISSYKKIVEEWLGTSL from the coding sequence ATGCAAATACTAAAGCAGATATTGATAATTCTTGGAGTTTCCTTTCTTTTGTTTGGTTTTGGATGTGCTAAGAAAGCACCGTCAGTAATGGAAAAATTTTTTATGATTGCTCATAATGGTGAACCACAATGTGTTATTGTAATTCCCGAAAATTGTATTCCATCCGTAAAATATGCAAGTGAAGAGTTGCAACGATTTATTAAAGAGATGAATGGTGCTGAACTTCCCATTATAACTGATGCGGAGCCTATGAAAGGAAAGGAGATTATACTTGGGAAAAATAAACGATTAAATGATTTGAATATTAATATCAGTTGGGATGATTTAGGTGAGGAAGGATACAACATTATTGTGATGGAGGATAAAATTATCATTGCTGGTGGTGAACCTCGTGGGACATTATATGGTGTTTATGGTTTACTTGAAGACCATCTTGGTTGTCGTTGGTTTGCTACAAATGTAAGTCGAATCCCGAAGATGCAAACGATAGCTTTACCCTTGTTAAATGAGATTTATATACCACCTTTAGAATATCGTGAGCCATTCACGATGGACGGATTTATTGATGGGGATTGGTGTGCACGAAATCGTGCTAACGGGAATACATGTCGGCTTGAAGAAAAACATGGAGGGAAAATTACTTATTATGGGTTTGTGCATACGTTTGATTCACTTCTACCCCCCGATAAATACTTCGATTCGCATCCTGAATATTATTCTATGGTAGAAGGGAAACGAGTTAAAGAGCGGACACAGCTTTGTTGCACAAATGAGGAAGTCATTCGTTTAGTTACAGAAGAAGTTAAAAGATGGATGAGAGAACATCCAGAAGCCAAAGTTTTTTCGGTTTCTCAAAACGACTGGTATAACTTTTGCCAGTGCGATAAATGTTCAGCAATGGCAAATGCAGAAGAATCACAAATGGGACCTTTGTTATATCTCGTAAACAGTGTTGCACGTGCTGTCCGTGATGAGTTCCCTGATAAAATTATAGACACATTAGCATATCAGTGGTCGAGAAAGCCTCCTAAAAATATGCGTCCAGAACCAAATGTTGTAATCCGTTTGTGCAGTATCGAATGTTGTTTTGCTCACCCTCTTGATAGCTGTGTGTCAAAACAAAATCGCGATTTTGTAAAGGATGTAGAAGGTTGGTCCAAAATTTGTAATCGCCTATGGGTGTGGGATTATGTAACATCTTTCAGTCATTATCTTGTCCCATTCCCAAACCTTGAAGTTCGAGGACCTAATATCCGATTTTTTGTAAACCATAATGTTACAGGTATTTTTGAGCAGGATACATATACAACTTTGCATGGTGAATTTAATGAATTGAGTGCATACTTAAATGCAAAACTTTTATGGGACCCTTCCTATGATGAAAAGGTAGCTATTAGTGAATTTGTGGATGCCTTTTATGAAGATGCTTCACCGTATATTATGGAATACCTCCAATTGATACATAAACCAATACATAATCGTGGAACACATATGAATATCTGGGTCGGTCCCAATGGAAAACATTTAAGTAATGAGTTATTACAACAAGCAGAAGTATTATTTGACAAGGCAGAAAAAGCTGTCAGCGAGAAACCCGAAGTCCTTGAGCGAGTAAAGGTAGCACGATTAAGCGTTGACTATGCGATTATGGAACGTGCACGGAAACGGGATATGGATTTTAAGACTAAAAATTCAGACCCAACAATGATATCCCGAGCAAAAAGATTTTTTGAAGTTGCAGAGAGGAATAATGTTACAAAATACAGAGAGTCTGATGGTGAGATATCATCTTATAAAAAAATAGTTGAAGAATGGTTAGGGACATCACTTTAA
- a CDS encoding penicillin acylase family protein — MSGQDWIETYWEHLEIYRDDWGIPHIFAENPRVLAFGFGYTQAQDHWESMLLSYRLANGKLSEVLGESEELSDRFSIQVGHRHFGSLAYSNCDSLTRDICEGFAEGVNTWILENRDKLPDWIDGVQPQDIFALWHAFIISMAPLDMPSFQKRPPAMKSGFAFTVSREKSREDTPLFAFSSHQFYPGPFRWYEAHLICGEYNVYGCTIYGLPILLQGHTLKHAWAITPNVPDISDVFIESIHGNVLQNPKSVYLQGNQQNKEALLLLEYMSRSEEYYVKTPNGMDQRFVPVQIGQKGPLLLGSGNEFFSWKIGGYEDIGMFFQLWEMGRANSLEKFKQAIYLHQIPMFHILYADSSNNLFYFYSAKSGTREIPPGLPEKDVVEIQNLNWTVPISSRYYQYGWRYLIPPDVLPSFQNPTSGYLQVCGGPPTSVTDDIKLPSNDSLNKLIHDTENVISRRVKSVLRTDKRSLREFQSLILDTLSSLAIETLPRIIDIGKSNQQRLNSYHPDLPSAVEILSGWDYRINTDSSAPVLFYLWNHFFARQPGIVPSIEIEPYFSLMNKRKEIEENCLEALADAVRYLRNNRDTLNINWGDIHRIQKGANEYPVAGSETMGATFLLSELPPENERWGKVEYGIGFASVIKLGTVIESYSIMPFGNSESIESPHYQDQWNLFNQRQMKKTRFYPEDIYRFAEVGLGRKLVFIPKGAVGEIRCVSSSKVSITIQSKLEPPAPLPENYVPFSVFITPEYLPKEANVQFLIRLFIPNDICSPENLNNLSLYALTLTNEWKKIENQNVNAEAGFLEGIFNGKQTIAILGAEEFYSDLITNKEVNNLDSVDTPLSINKGIFSTGLPGEIPKITQQRKVIIPSSKQFQSQEILPKAMDIPPIEANDIQKEMDKTQDKNTAQTYESIPSENTNKKRRKISEKIQTQKPIVKKNFTIRKN; from the coding sequence ATGTCAGGACAAGATTGGATTGAAACGTATTGGGAACATCTTGAAATATATAGAGATGATTGGGGAATTCCGCATATTTTTGCTGAAAATCCACGTGTCCTTGCCTTCGGTTTTGGATACACGCAGGCTCAAGACCATTGGGAAAGCATGCTATTGTCATATCGATTAGCAAACGGAAAACTTTCGGAAGTTTTAGGAGAGAGCGAGGAATTATCTGACCGATTCTCTATTCAGGTAGGTCATCGACACTTTGGCTCCCTCGCATATTCAAATTGTGACTCGTTAACAAGGGATATTTGTGAAGGATTTGCAGAAGGAGTTAATACATGGATTTTAGAGAATCGAGACAAACTTCCAGATTGGATTGACGGCGTCCAACCTCAGGATATATTTGCATTATGGCATGCTTTTATAATTTCTATGGCACCTTTGGATATGCCATCATTTCAGAAACGTCCCCCAGCCATGAAGTCAGGTTTTGCATTTACAGTTTCAAGAGAAAAAAGCCGTGAAGATACTCCTTTATTTGCCTTCAGCAGTCACCAATTTTATCCAGGTCCTTTCCGATGGTATGAGGCACATCTTATATGTGGGGAATATAACGTTTATGGATGCACAATATATGGCTTACCAATCCTTTTACAAGGACATACATTGAAACATGCATGGGCTATAACTCCAAATGTACCAGATATTTCAGATGTCTTCATCGAATCTATTCATGGTAATGTATTACAAAATCCTAAATCAGTCTATTTACAAGGCAATCAGCAAAATAAAGAGGCTCTTTTGTTATTGGAATATATGTCCAGAAGCGAGGAGTATTATGTTAAAACACCCAATGGTATGGATCAAAGATTTGTGCCTGTACAAATAGGTCAAAAAGGACCTTTATTATTGGGGAGTGGCAATGAGTTTTTTTCATGGAAAATAGGAGGGTATGAGGATATAGGTATGTTTTTCCAATTATGGGAAATGGGAAGGGCTAACTCATTAGAAAAGTTTAAACAAGCCATTTATCTCCATCAGATTCCTATGTTCCACATTCTATATGCTGATAGCTCGAACAATTTGTTCTACTTTTACTCTGCAAAATCGGGAACACGTGAAATTCCACCTGGACTCCCTGAAAAGGATGTTGTAGAAATACAAAACTTAAATTGGACTGTCCCCATCTCTTCACGTTATTATCAATACGGCTGGAGATACTTAATTCCTCCAGATGTTCTCCCTTCTTTCCAAAATCCTACTTCGGGTTATTTACAAGTTTGTGGAGGACCACCAACATCCGTAACCGATGATATTAAATTGCCATCCAATGACTCTCTGAATAAGTTAATTCATGACACAGAAAATGTTATAAGTAGAAGAGTTAAAAGTGTCCTACGAACAGATAAACGCTCATTAAGAGAATTCCAATCCTTAATTTTGGATACTTTATCTTCTCTTGCTATTGAGACCCTTCCCAGAATTATAGACATCGGTAAATCAAACCAACAAAGGCTGAATTCATATCACCCTGATTTACCATCTGCTGTAGAAATATTGAGTGGTTGGGATTATCGAATAAATACAGATTCTTCTGCACCTGTCCTCTTTTATCTTTGGAATCACTTTTTTGCAAGACAACCTGGAATTGTTCCAAGCATTGAAATAGAACCCTACTTTTCACTTATGAACAAAAGAAAAGAAATAGAGGAAAATTGTTTAGAGGCATTAGCAGATGCTGTCCGTTATTTAAGGAATAATAGAGATACACTTAACATAAATTGGGGGGACATCCACAGGATTCAAAAAGGTGCAAATGAATACCCTGTGGCTGGAAGTGAAACTATGGGGGCTACTTTTTTACTTTCTGAACTCCCACCAGAAAATGAACGATGGGGCAAAGTTGAATATGGTATTGGTTTTGCATCTGTTATAAAACTTGGGACTGTCATTGAATCATATTCAATAATGCCGTTTGGGAATTCCGAGTCTATAGAATCACCTCATTATCAAGACCAGTGGAACCTATTTAATCAACGGCAAATGAAAAAGACACGATTTTACCCTGAAGATATATATCGTTTTGCTGAAGTTGGATTAGGAAGAAAGTTGGTGTTTATCCCAAAGGGTGCAGTTGGAGAAATTCGATGCGTAAGCAGTTCCAAAGTTTCAATAACCATACAGTCAAAATTAGAGCCCCCGGCACCTTTACCTGAAAACTATGTTCCATTTTCAGTATTTATAACTCCAGAGTATTTACCCAAAGAAGCAAATGTCCAATTTTTGATAAGGCTCTTTATCCCTAATGACATTTGTAGCCCTGAAAATCTTAACAACTTATCTCTTTATGCACTCACACTAACAAATGAATGGAAAAAAATTGAAAATCAAAATGTCAATGCCGAAGCGGGTTTCTTAGAAGGGATATTTAATGGTAAACAAACAATAGCGATACTTGGAGCAGAAGAATTCTATAGTGATTTGATTACAAATAAAGAAGTAAATAACTTAGATTCTGTAGACACACCTTTATCCATAAATAAAGGGATATTTTCTACAGGACTACCTGGTGAGATTCCCAAAATAACTCAACAAAGAAAAGTAATAATACCTTCATCAAAGCAATTCCAATCTCAAGAAATACTTCCAAAAGCGATGGACATCCCTCCAATAGAAGCAAATGATATACAAAAAGAAATGGATAAAACCCAAGATAAAAATACTGCTCAAACTTACGAATCTATACCTTCAGAGAACACCAATAAAAAACGGAGAAAAATATCAGAAAAAATACAAACTCAAAAACCCATTGTAAAGAAAAACTTTACAATAAGGAAAAACTAA